In Solanum pennellii chromosome 7, SPENNV200, the following are encoded in one genomic region:
- the LOC107025384 gene encoding uncharacterized protein LOC107025384 — protein MNGILESPVEALAFNYWSFDVVWTWIAAVVTAAITFWKIKSSSSTLPTPEPALLTLASSQVELMRLSKERTSSTPASAVMLFDDAFLVKEEGTKGKVTVHFNPEDEDGDERNGDDQELGEEDKNDGVEWFENWEKLLKLRKGERGWYCYQDMKLINGSIVRLWDGTKNSYLC, from the coding sequence ATGAATGGAATACTCGAATCTCCGGTTGAAGCTCTTGCTTTCAATTACTGGAGCTTCGATGTTGTTTGGACGTGGATTGCTGCCGTTGTTACCGCCGCGATTACCTTCTGGAAGATCAAATCATCTTCTTCAACGTTGCCCACACCAGAACCAGCATTGCTAACACTAGCTTCATCGCAGGTAGAATTAATGCGACTATCAAAAGAGAGAACTTCTTCAACGCCGGCTAGTGCTGTGATGTTGTTCGATGATGCTTTTTTGGTGAAAGAGGAAGGAACAAAAGGGAAAGTCACGGTGCATTTTAATCCAGAGGATGAGGATGGAGATGAACGTAACGGCGATGATCAGGAATTAGGAGAAGAGGACAAAAACGACGGCGTAGAGTGGTTTGAGAATTGGgagaaattgttgaaattgagaAAAGGGGAAAGGGGATGGTATTGTTACCAGGATATGAAGCTAATTAACGGCAGCATAGTTAGATTGTGGGACGGCACAAAAAATAGTTATCTCTGTTAG
- the LOC107025175 gene encoding uncharacterized protein LOC107025175, translating to MCVVSDRNESIVKAVSRIYNIPHYACTFHHLWKNVKTLYKKSHDSLSEVVKNYLELAGYDKWARVYAPVDRGTVMTSNIAECINACLVEARELPIYDFLEEIRQMFGRWNFKNHTSASNTFTKLCGKAQEMLAELSLRMTVVATSNYVHSVRHEGETFIVCLEKKTCTSRRFQVDEIPCSHAWAVLKKKFLDPEPYCSDLYKPNTLLVTYANAINPLPDRKDWNVPAYVENEIVKPPKFKKLPGRPPKKLRDKTYSELYGKKNKNSCSTCGQKGHNRRSCRNGPRTE from the exons ATGTGTGTTGTATCCGACAGAAACGAGAGTATTGTAAAAGCAGTTTCGAGGATATACAATATACCACATTATGCTTGCACGTTTCATCATCTTTGGAAGAACGTGAAGACACTTTACAAAAAGTCACATGACAGTCTTTCAGAAGT GGTGAAGAATTATTTGGAATTGGCTGGTTATGACAAATGGGCAAGAGTGTATGCACCAGTTGATCGAGGCACTGTGATGACATCAAACATAGCTGAATGCATAAATGCATGCCTTGTGGAAGCAAGAGAATTACctatatatgattttcttgAGGAAATTAGACAAATGTTTGGTCGATGGAATTTCAAAAACCATACATCTGCTTCTAATACATTCACGAAACTTTGTGGTAAAGCACAAGAAATGCTCGCTGAACTTTCCCTGCGTATGACG GTAGTTGCGACAAGTAATTATGTGCACAGTGTTCGTCATGAAGGGGAAACATTTATTGTTTGTCTTGAAAAGAAAACTTGCACAAGTAGGAGATTTCAAGTGGATGAAATACCATGTTCACACGCTTGGGCtgttttgaagaagaaatttctTGATCCTGAACCGTATTGTTCTGACCTTTACAAGCCAAATACATTACTTGTTACATATGCTAATGCAATAAATCCATTACCTGATCGAAAAGATTGGAATGTGCCTGCATATGTAGAGAATGAAATAGTTAAGCCTCCAAAGTTCAAAAAACTACCTGGTAGGCCTCCCAAAAAGCTTCGTGATAAGACGTACAGTGAGCTATATGgaaagaagaacaagaattCTTGTAGTACTTGTGGTCAAAAGGGACATAATAGGCGATCATGCAGGAATGGACCACGAACTGAATAG